A part of Aegilops tauschii subsp. strangulata cultivar AL8/78 chromosome 2, Aet v6.0, whole genome shotgun sequence genomic DNA contains:
- the LOC109781625 gene encoding disease resistance protein RPS2 isoform X1: protein MDPQLQASSSRSITQRDLERMLLDEAAEPKALPFSLLEKITNNFYYKNEIGSGGFAVVYKGMLKNGEVAVKRLRDAYKYEKEFLREVESLMKVKHKNIVQFLGYCVDIQGKVDRYNGKIIMADVQERLLCFVYLPNGTLNKHIKDTSCGTEWKTCYHIIKGICEGLHYLHSINIMHLDLKPSNILMDDNMIPKITDFGVSRNFEEMQTQTIATKMIGTIGYLAPEFHTNVITRKFDLYSLGIIIMEILTGKRESQPVESVLESWNSRLELSQGNQHYEQIRACAEIGIECIQDDPTKRPANMTHIMDRLAETERTEPLCECLDDTAAREVASFLHLKSNWADLDKAEKLLLAVEKRVRARVTAEVDKLNLCDPQVQVWLRRVEELQLDAIDEDYSQLRKYSCLGQCTIHAHQCTSISRRVLEALDEANKLIEEGRRFKIFGFKPLPKIVDPLPQIETFGLETMLSQLHDLFEKGDSNIIGVWGQGGVGKTTLLHVFNNDLEKKAHDYQVVIFIEVSNSETLNTVEIQQTISERLNLPWNDAEPIAKRAKFLIKALTRKRFVILLDDVRKKFQLEYVGIPTPDTNSQSKLILTTRYREVCFQMNAQRSLIEMRILGNDASWELFLGKLSKEASASVGWLGSQNDTREHAMKIAQSCGGLPLALNVIGTAVAGLEEGEWRSAADAIATNMNNIDGVDEMFGQLKYSYKSLTPTQQQCFLYCTLFPEYGSISKEQLVDYWLAEGLLLNDCEKGYQIIRSLVSACLLQASGSMSTKVKMHHVIRQLGLWLVNKSDTKFLVQPGMALDNAPSAGEWNEATRISIMSNNITEVSFSPNCKNVTTLLMQNNPKLNKMSYGFFRTMSSLKVLDLSHTAITSLPECATLVALEHLNLSHTHIMRLPECLWLLKELKHLDLSVTIALEDALNNCSKLHKLKVLNLFRSQYGIRHVDNLNLDSLKELVFLGITIYAEDVLQKLNMPRPLANSTHRLNLKNCAKMIYIKISDLNHMKHLEELYVESCYDLNTVVADAELTTSHLLFLTLSVLPSLESVVVAPMPHNFQYIRKLFISQCPKLLNITWVRRLRLLERLAISHCDEMLEIVEDDHASDEQDHGMVETSRNDTGQSDFPKLRLIVLTGLKKLRCICKPREFPCLETLRVEDCPNLRSIPLSFTHNYGKLKQICGSVDWWEKLQWENREEVACLDSKYFIPI from the exons ATGGATCCCCAATTGCAAGCTAGTAGTAGTAGGAGTATTACACAAAGGGACCTGGAGCGCATGCTACTTGATGAAGCTGCAGAGCCCAAGGCCCTTCCGTTCTCACTTTTGGAGAAGATCACAAACAATTTCTATTATAAGAATGAAATTGGTAGCGGTGGTTTTGCAGTGGTTTATAAG GGAATGCTTAAGAATGGGGAGGTCGCCGTAAAGAGGTTACGCGATGCATATAAGTATGAGAAAGAATTCCTCCGAGAGGTTGAATCTCTCATGAAGGTGAAGCATAAAAATATAGTACAGTTCCTAGGGTATTGTGTTGACATACAAGGGAAGGTGGATAGGTACAATGGAAAAATTATTATGGCCGACGTACAAGAAAGATTGCTTTGCTTTGTGTATCTACCTAACGGCACTCTCAATAAGCATATCAAAG ACACATCTTGTGGGACTGAATGGAAAACATGTTATCATATAATCAAGGGGATATGTGAGGGCCTACATTACCTCCACAGTATAAATATTATGCACCTCGACTTGAAACCATCAAATATATTGATGGATGATAATATGATACCAAAAATAACTGACTTTGGTGTCTCGAGGAACTTTGAGGAAATGCAAACCCAAACCATTGCTACAAAAATGATTGGAACGAT TGGATATTTGGCGCCAGAATTCCACACCAATGTAATCACACGCAAGTTTGACTTGTATAGTCTTGGTATTATAATAATGGAGATATTGACCGGAAAGAGGGAGTCTCAACCTGTTGAGAGT GTGCTTGAAAGTTGGAACAGTAGGTTGGAGCTATCACAGGGAAACCAGCATTATGAACAAATACGAGCATGCGCTGAGATTGGGATTGAGTGCATACAAGACGATCCAACAAAGAGACCAGCTAATATGACACATATAATGGATAGGCTTGCTGAAACAGAAAGAACAGAG CCCCTCTGCGAATGCTTGGATGACACGGCGGCCCGAGAGGTCGCCTCGTTCCTTCACCTCAAATCCAACTGGGCCGATCTGGACAAGGCCGAGAAGCTACTGCTAGCTGTCGAGAAGAGGGTGAGGGCGCGAGTCACCGCAGAGGTGGACAAGCTGAACCTCTGTGACCCTCAGGTGCAGGTCTGGCTGAGGCGTGTCGAAGAGCTACAACTGGATGCCATCGATGAGGACTACAGCCAGTTGAGGAAGTATTCTTGCCTCGGCCAGTGCACCATCCATGCTCACCAGTGTACATCGATCAGCAGGCGTGTTCTTGAGGCTCTAGATGAGGCAAATAAACTTATCGAAGAAGGGAGGCGGTTCAAGATATTTGGATTCAAGCCCCTGCCGAAGATTGTTGATCCCTTGCCTCAAATCGAGAcgtttggtttggagaccatgcTGAGTCAGCTCCATGATCTGTTTGAGAAGGGCGACTCGAACATAATTGGTGTGTGGGGTCAAGGAGGTGTTGGTAAGACGACGCTTCTACATGTTTTCAACAATGATCTTGAAAAGAAGGCCCATGATTATCAG GTTGTTATCTTTATTGAAGTATCCAATTCAGAGACGCTAAACACAGTGGAGATACAACAGACTATCTCTGAAAGGCTCAACTTACCGTGGAATGATGCGGAGCCAATTGCCAAACGGGCCAAATTCTTGATAAAGGCACTTACTAGGAAAAGATTTGTAATCTTGCTTGATGATGTAAGGAAGAAATTCCAACTGGAGTATGTTGGTATCCCAACTCCAGATACCAACAGCCAGAGCAAGCTGATCCTCACAACACGTTACCGAGAAGTATGCTTTCAGATGAATGCACAAAGAAGCTTGATTGAGATGCGAATTTTGGGTAACGATGCTTCATGGGAACTGTTCTTGGGCAAGCTGAGCAAGGAGGCTAGTGCATCAGTTGGATGGCTTGGTTCCCAGAATGATACTAGAGAGCACGCTATGAAAATAGCCCAAAGTTGTGGAGGCCTACCACTTGCACTCAATGTCATTGGGACCGCTGTGGCAGGCTTGGAAGAGGGAGAGTGGAGATCAGCTGCGGATGCAATTGCTACCAATATGAACAATATTGATGGTGTGGATGAAATGTTTGGTCAGTTGAAATACAGCTACAAAAGTCTCACACCCACTCAACAACAGTGTTTCCTATACTGCACTCTTTTCCCAGAATATGGATCTATCAGTAAAGAGCAACTTGTTGATTATTGGTTAGCCGAAGGTCTGCTATTAAATGACTGTGAAAAGGGTTATCAGATAATCCGCAGTCTTGTTTCAGCCTGCTTGTTGCAGGCCAGTGGCTCAATGTCAACAAAGGTAAAAATGCACCATGTAATTAGGCAACTGGGGCTTTGGTTGGTCAACAAGTCAGATACAAAGTTTCTTGTTCAACCAGGGATGGCCTTGGATAATGCTCCATCAGCTGGAGAATGGAATGAAGCTACAAGGATCTCCATCATGTCTAATAACATCACCGAGGTTTCTTTCTCACCAAACTGCAAAAATGTCACGACTTTGTTGATGCAGAACAacccaaaactgaacaaaatgagTTATGGATTTTTCAGGACTATGTCGTCCTTGAAAGTGCTGGATCTTTCTCATACTGCAATAACATCACTTCCAGAATGTGCTACATTGGTTGCATTGGAGCATCTGAATTTGTCTCACACACACATTATGAGATTACCTGAGTGCCTGTGGTTACTGAAAGAGTTGAAGCATTTGGATCTGAGTGTGACTATTGCACTTGAAGATGCCCTGAACAACTGCTCAAAGTTGCACAAGTTGAAAGTGCTCAATCTCTTCCGTAGCCAGTATGGTATCCGTCATGTTGACAACCTAAATCTGGATTCTCTGAAGGAACTAGTGTTCCTTGGAATCACTATTTATGCAGAGGATGTGCTACAGAAATTGAACATGCCTCGTCCTTTGGCAAACTCAACACATCGACTAAACTTGAAGAATTGTGCAAAGATGATATACATCAAAATCTCTGATCTAAACCACATGAAGCACCTTGAGGAGTTGTATGTTGAATCATGCTATGACCTGAACACAGTAGTTGCTGATGCTGAGCTTACAACTTCACACTTGCTGTTCCTGACCCTGTCAGTTCTTCCCTCATTGGAAAGTGTCGTTGTTGCACCAATGCCCCATAATTTTCAGTATATCCGCAAATTGTTCATTTCACAGTGCCCCAAGCTGTTGAACATCACATGGGTGCGAAGACTTCGTCTTCTTGAGAGGCTTGCCATATCTCATTGTGATGAGATGCTCGAAATTGTTGAAGACGATCATGCTTCAGATGAACAAGATCATGGTATGGTAGAAACTTCACGCAATGACACAGGGCAGAGTGACTTCCCAAAGTTGAGATTGATCGTATTGACAGGACTTAAGAAGCTGAGATGTATTTGTAAACCAAGAGAATTCCCATGCCTTGAGACCCTTCGGGTGGAGGATTGCCCAAATCTGAGAAGCATCCCGCTGAGCTTCACACATAACTATGGGAAACTGAAGCAGATATGTGGTTCAGTTGATTGGTGGGAGAAACTGCAGTGGGAAAATAGGGAGGAGGTGGCATGTCTGGACAGCAAGTACTTCATTCCAATCTGA